In the genome of Deltaproteobacteria bacterium, the window ATCGCTGACGAGCACGCACCGCGCGCCCTTCGGCAGAAACCGCGTGAGCGTGTGGCGGTAAATGATCTCGTTGACGGCGTGCGCGCCGCCGATGCCCTCGGCGCACGGTCCGCAGACGATCAGCGTGCCGTTTTCAGCCAAGCACAGCGCCGCGGGCGGCACCGCCTTGGTGATCTGGTAGATGTTGATCGCGGTGGGATCCCCCGCGCCCGCGATCACGAGGTCATGGCGTTTCACGGGCACCTCGCCGACGGCACGCGCGAGCGGCACGAGCGCGCGGTGAGCGGCCACGACGTCGCCGAAGGCCGCGCGCACGAGCGAGCCGTCGGCATTCGTGACGACGTTGAAGATCGCGACTTTCTTCAGCAGGCGGACGAGCGCCTCCTGATGGTCCCGCGCGGGGTTTTGATCGGCCACGCCGAGCCACGCGCCGGGCCGGTCGCGCAGCGAATGATTCGCCGTGATGTCCACCGCGCCGGCTACGCCGGGAAGAATCGCCTTCGCCCCGCCCGTGAATCCCGCGAAATAGTGAGGACGCACCGCGCCGAGCGCGATCACGGCGTCGGCCTCGGCCACTTCGCGATTCACGTGGAATCCGAACTCGCCCGCCCCCACTCGTCGAAGCCGCGCGGTATCGTTCGCATCATGATGTTCGACGCAAATGCGCCCGTTCCATTCCGACGGCAGACCCAGGCGCTCGTCCGGCATCGCGCCGTGTTTTCCGTATCCGACGACCACGCACAGATTCTCGTCGGGGACATGCGCGATTGCGCGGCGCAGTGCGCGAAGCATCGCGGCCTTCGGCATCCCGCGCGTCGGATCGGGGATCACGATCGCCACTCGGTGCGCCGACGAAACGAATCGCCCGGCGTCGGCCGTGCCGATCGGTTCGCGCAGCGCGCGCGCAAGTTCCGCGTCGGGGTCGTCCGCGGGCGGCACATGATTCGCGCAATAGACCGGGATCGGCGAGTCGAGCAGCGGAATCTCGAGAAACGACTTCCCGTATCGAATTGTGCGGTTCACACGCGATCCCCGTGGTGATGCTGCGAGAGCATCACCATTACCGTTCGCGCCGGAACGACCACGACTTTTTCGCGGACGAGCACGGGGAGCGGATCACCCGCGCCGCGCAGGTCCGCGACGATCGGCATCGACGTATCGATCACCTTGATCCACACGTCGCCGTTGAACGGAGCGGGCATCGGGTAATCCGCGGGCCTCGTGTCCATATTCATGATCGCCAAAACGTCCGGCTCGTCCGTCGGAGTTCGATCCCGGTCGTGTCTTCCCGATTCGATGAACGACAGGAATCGGCCATCCGGGTGATTCCAGTCCGGATTGCCGCCATCCGCTCCGAACCATCGGATCTCGGGCAGTGACGAAAATCCGTTGTCCGCGCCGAAAAAGTTATGCGCGCGACCGTAGTACGGCAGACTCTGGCGCAGCCGAATGAGTTTTCGCACCCACCGCAGGATCTCGGCGTTCGTCTCGACCCCCGCGAAATTCACCCACGACGTATCATTGTCCTGACAGTAAGCGTTGTTGTTTCCGCGCTGCGTCCGGCCGATCTCGTCGCCCGCCACGAACATGGGCACGCCGTGCGACAAAAAGAGAATTGCAAAAAAGTTGCGGATCGCGCGCATGCGCCACGCGCCCACGGTCCGGTCCGCCGTGTCGCCTTCCACACCGTAGTTGTGCGAGTAGTTCTCCTCCGCGCCGTCGCGGTTGTCCTCGCGATTCGCGGCATTGTGTTTCGTTTCGTGGGAGACGAGGTCGCGCAGCGTGAATCCGTCGTGGCAGGTCACGTAGTTCACGGAGTGCGTCGGCGTGCGTCCGTTGTGCGCGAACAGGTCGGAGCTTCCGGTGAGTGCGAAGCCCATCATCGAGAGCTGACCGCCATCGCCGCGGACGAAGCGACGGACGGCGTCACGATATCGCCCGTTCCACTCCAGAAACTCGATGGGAAACGCGCCGAGCTGATAGCCGCCGTAACCCACGTCCCACGGTTCCGCGATCAGTTTCGTTCGCGAGAGAATCGGGTCCTGCGCGACGGCCGTCAGGAACGGCGCGGCGACGTCGAACGCTTCGTGCGGGCGGGCGAGCGCGGTGGCGAGATCGAACCGAAAGCCGTCCACCTGACAGACCTCGGCCCAATACCGAAGCGAATCCATCACCATCCGCAGCGTCTGCGGCTGGCCGAGATTGAGCGTGTTGCCGCAACCGGTCACATCCCAGTTGAACCGCGGATTGTTGGCGTGGAGCTTGTAGTAGGTGGTGTTGTCGATGCCCTTGAGCGAAAAGGTCGGCCCGAGGTGGTTGCCCTCGCAACTGTGGTTGTAAACAACATCGAGGATCACCTCGATGCCCGCGCGGTGACACTCGCGCACGAGGGTCTTGAACTCGCGCACCTGCCCCCCGCGCGTGTCGATCGCAAAGCGCGAGTCGGGCGCGAACCAGCCGAGCGTGTTGTAGCCCCAATAGTTACCGAGGCCCTTTTCCACGAGATGCTCTTCGTCGCAACACTCGTGCACCGGCAGGAATTCGAGGACGTTGATCCCGAGTTCCTTGAGATAAGGAATCTTTTCGATGAACCCGAGAAACGTGCCGGGCCTCGAAACGCCCGAGGACGGATGCGCCGTGAATCCTTTGACGTGCGCTTCGTAGATCACCATCTCCGAGTGCGGGATTCCCGGTTTGGCGACGCCCTGCCAGTCGAATGTGTCATCCACCACCACGCACTTGGGGACAACGTGATCGTTCGGCCGCGTGTCCAACACGAGATCCTCGTTGCCGCTCTTTCTCACGAACGCGAAATGCAGATCGTCGAAGCGCGCGTGTTTGTGCGTGATCGCCTTGGCATAGGGGTCGACCAGCAGCTTGTGGGGATTGAACCGCAGCCCCTTTCGCGGGTCGTAGAGCCCGTCGAGTCGCCAACCGTAAAGCTGGCCGGGGCCGACGCCGTCCACGACGACGTGCCAAACGTGGCGGGTCCGACGGCGGACCTCGATGGTGCGGGATGGAAACGCATCGCGAGGATGATCGTAGAGGCAGAGCGTGACGGCGGTGGCGTGACGGGAATAGATCGAGAAGTTGACGCCGCCGTCCACGACGGTTGCGCCCTGGGGAAATGGAAACGAGGTCATCGACCGACCGCCACCTTCAACGGAGATTGAGAAGCCTCATTTGCCGCGAACACACCCGATGCGTCAAGGCGGTGGCGGTTCCGCCCGCCCCGGACAGAAGAACGCCCCGGGCATCGATCGCCCGGGGCGTTAACGGAGTCGATGGAGGTCCCCTAGAGGATCGCCTTCATCGCCGAAAGATCCTTGCTCTTCATCGTTTCGAAAACCGCCGAGGAGATCGGCAGCCGGTTGTTCACGAACCAGAACGCGGACTGCGTCTTGTTGTAGTAGTAGGTCGTTTCCTCGCTCTCCTCGATGAAGGTGCGAACCGCCTTTTTGTCGGCCGCGTCCACGCCCTTTTCGGCGATCATGCCGTTGAGACGATTGGCGGCGAGAACCGCCTGCGACAGCAGCATCCAAGACACGACGATATGCCCCGCGGCTTCGAGGAAGTTGCAGGCGTTCAGCAGCGGCACCAGCGCCTCGAACCCGCCCTGCTTCACCGACTGCTGGATGCCCATGACGGCCATGGCGAGTTCCATCTGCGCCTTTTCGAGCTTCGCGAACGCCTCGCCCATCACCGGGTGTTCCTTGTGCTCGCCGACGAAGATCGAAATCTCCTGCATGACCTGCATAAAGACCGCGCCGCCCTTCATGGTCATCTTGCGTCCCATGAGGTCGAGCGCCTGGATGCCGTTGGTGCCTTCATACAGCGACGTGATCTTCTGGTCGCGCATGTACTGCTCCATCGGATATTCCTTGATGTAGCCGTACCCACCGAGGGTCTGAATCGCCAGCTCCGTGACCCGGAAGCCCTGATCGGTGCTGTATGCCTTGCAGATCGGGACGAGGAACTCGACGAGGTTCTGGTAGCGCTGCTTTTCCTCCGGGTCCTCGGTCACGTGCGCGAGATCACCCCAGAACGCGACCTGCGAGAGCATGGCGCGCACGCCCTCGGTGGTCGCCTTCATATGCATCAGCATGCGGCGGATGTCGGGATGCTCGACGATCGCCACCGGCGGCGCTTCGTTGTTCGCCATGTCCTTGATGTGGCGGAACTGGATGCGCTCCTTGGAATACTGGAGTGAGGACTGGAAGGCGGCGGCCGCGAGTGCGTTGCCCTGCATGCCGACGTAGAGCCGCGCCTCGTTCATCATCTGGAACATGTAGGCGATGCCCTTGTTCTCCTCGCCGATCAGCCAGCCCTGGCACTTGCCGCTCTCGCCGAAGTTCAGCGTGCAAGTGGCGTTGCCCTTGATGCCCATTTTGTGCTCGACGTTGCCCGTCACGACGTCGTTGAATTCGCCGATCGAGCCGTCGTCGTTCACCAGGAACTTGGGCACGAGAAACAGCGAAATGCCGTGGATGCCGTACGGCGCGCCTTCGACGCGCGCGAGCACCGGGTGAATGATGTTGGTGGTGAGGTCGTGGTCGCCGGAGCTGATGAAGATCTTTGTGCCGACGATCGAGAACGAGCCGTCGGGTCGCCGAATGGCTTTGGTCTTGAGCGCGCCGACGTCGGAGCCCGCGCCGGGCTCGGTCAGGCACATCGTGCCGCCCCACTCGCCCGTGTACATCTTCTCGACGTACTTCGCGCGCAGCTCATCGTTCGCGAAATTCTGGAACATGTGCGCCGCGCCATAGGTCAGCTCGCTGTACATGGAGAACGCGGTGTTCGCGCCGCAGAAGAACTCCATGACGCCCATGTTCAGGATGTGCGGCATGCCGAGGCCGCCGTACTCCGGGGGAGCGGAGAGGCCGAGGAAACCGTTCTCGGTGTACGTCTGGTACGCCTTTTTCACGCACTCCGGTACGGTGACCTTGCCGTTTTCGAACTTGACGCCCTCGCTGTCCATCGTGGACCAGATGGGCGCGAGCACCTCGCGGGCGACCTTGAGGCCGCTGCGCATCATCTCCCGCGCCATCGCCTCGTCGTACCCGACTTCGGCGTACTTCGGGTACGCGGACAGCCTGCCGATGTCCAGCCAGTCGAAGAGGCAGAAATTCACGTCGCGTTCGTCAACCATGTAATGAGTCATAAAACCCTCCTGCTTCTGAAATCCGGCGTGGACCAAGACGCCCCGGCAAATCCCGAAACCACGGGTTCAATGAATGAACCCTCATTCAGAATCTTGGCACGCGCCGCCGGACGTGTCAAGGAATCCGAACCCCCATGAGCGCGATTTTTCGTCCGCGCGGCCGCGATTACGGCGATCGGATCGCCCATGCGGCCAGGATCTCTGCGGATACGGGATCGTCGCGATTGACGCCCATCCATTCTCGAATGAACGATTCGAACGGCGCCACGAGATCGGGCCGGACCTCTTGCAGCGCGGCGAAGAACAGCATCGCGCGTCGACCGAGTCCCGCCCGCGTGAAGTAGCCGTTACGCACGTCGGGCGTGGAGTCCGGGGCGTCGCTCACGTAGCGCGAAAGTTCACTCCAGAGGGGATCGGCCCCATCGATCGACCGCCCCGCGCCGACGCGCTCCCGAGCTTCGATCAACAAGCGTGTCAGACGGATCTGGCGGGCCGACTGAGCGCGAGTCCCGTTCCACGTTCCCGGATCGAGTTGCTCGAAGCGCGCCCACAATCGCTCGGCGCGGTCCATTTCACCCAACGCCAGCGACTCTTCGATCCACGCGTGGAGGTGCTGGCCGAACTGCGGCGATTGCGCGAGGCTTTCGCCGTGGACGGCGAGACGCCTTTCGAACCTCTCCCCTGCCCCCAAACGCACATCCGCGGTCATCGCGCGGGCCATCAGCGCGCCCGCCGCGTCACGGTCGCCCTTGCTCCCCAGGGCGTCGATGAGAAAAGACAACTTCAGGTCCGCCTCCCGCTCGTCCGATTCCCGCTCCCACCAAGCGACGAGTTCGTCGCGCGACCACATCGCCGGATGCACGCGCCACGCGCACACGACGCCGACGACGATCACGACCGCGAAGGCGCGCACGAAGAAGACCGGCCAGCTCCCTGGCGTTTTTCGCCGCGCGGCACTCATGGCGTGCCTTCTTCGGCGAAGGCGTTCTTGCGAAGTATCGCATCCGCGAGGAATTGACCGAGGCAGGAATTGGCCGCGACGCTCAGATGCGCCTGCCCGAGAAAAAACTCTTCGTCCGCGATCCCACATGTGCGCGGGGCTTCGTTTGCGTTCACGTAAACAAGCCCGCGCTCATCGGCGAACGACCTCATCAGGTCCGGATAGGCATGCAAATCGGTACGTGACGCTTCGCCGACGAGCACCAGCCGCGCGCCCCGCGTTTGGGCAATTTCGTGAAATTCCCGCAGATTCCGCGCGAAGTCGCCCAGGGGTACCGCCGGAACCCGGGCCGCCGCGCCCTTTGGCAGGCCGGGCGCTTCGCGAACGCGCGACACGGCGATTCGCAGCGCGCGGTACATCGGCGAATCGCCCAGCGCACGTGAGAGCCGCATCGACGCGTTGCCGCCTGTCGCGGGTTTCGCCGACGACATCATCCGGTCAAACATCTCGCGCTCGGTCAGCGGGCCGCGCGAGTAGGTCGCGTCGTTGTCACCGAGGTAGAGCAGCAATACGTCGTGTTCGTATTTGCGGAGTTCTTCGCGATAGTTGACGAGCATCGTGAACGATGTCGTGGACGCGAGGCCGGCGTTGACCACGTCGAATTTCCGGGAGGGTTCGCGCGCGTTCAACTCGCGTTCGAGCACGCTCGTCCACACGTCTTCATCGCGTTCGATGCCGAAGCCCTGCGTGCTCGATGCGCCCTGCACGAGAATGCGTGTCGTGCCGGGGGATTTCTTCGGCGTCGGCGCGCCCATCCGAAAGAACCCCGTCTCGATCCACCAACCCCACGTCTCGTCGTTCCACTCGCCCGGCGCGAGCGCCCGTCCGAAGAGGTGCTGCCGATTGGTCGAAGGCGGTGCGGCGTTTTCCACGGATTCGTCCGGACGATCCATCGCGGCCATCGTCCGATCGATCGCGACGGCACCCGAAATTGCGATCAACAGCATGGCGACTTGATATCGCGCGCCGGAACGTCCCGAACGCATTGCGACGACCATCAGACACATCGTTCCGGAAGCCGCGGCGAAAACGCTCTGAGCGGCGCCGAACCCACGCCCCGGAAACGGGATCAATGCCGACAACAGCGCGACCGCAAGCGTCGCAAGAATCGCCGCGCTCAGGTCACGGAAATCCGGTCGCAAAACCCAGATCGCCGCGAACATTACGGCGCAGGCCAGGCTCGCCGCCCCGTCGTGCGACAAAACACCGATGGCGGCGCAAACGAGTGCGCTGCCGCCAACGGCCACCGCGATAACGGCTCGCGACGCCGACCGCTCGCGCGCGATGCCCGACAGTCCCGAGACCACGAACGCGCCCGCCGTCGCGAATGCGACGCCGATCCATGCCAACGTTTCGATTCCCAGAGCCGCCAACCCGAGCGGCACGAACGCCAGTCGGGAGTCGAACCGGAATCGCCCGGCGAAACGCAGCACGACGACTCGAAACGCCAGCCAGAGAACGCACGATGCGAGGAGCGGCAAGTACGGCCAGGCGTTCAGGATTTCCCGTGCGACGAGCTCGCCGAAGTCATTCCGGGCGGCGAGTCGAAACAGAAGCGGAACGACCGCGAGCCCCGCGGCGGCGATCAGCGGCACCGCGGTCGCGTTCCGCCATTGTCGGTTCGTGACATCGGCGGATCGCTGCGTGTTCATCGCCGCACCGGCTAAAGATCGGGTCGGAAGAACAGTTTGATGAAGACGGGATTCAGGGCCGACAGGCCCGGAGCGGCGAACGGCCCGGTTGGATCGGGAATCACCGGTGAGAACGTGGAGCCCGAGGCCGAAACGACCGCGATGTCGTCATCCGTTTCGAAGCGACGGTCGCCGCCCGACGAGCGTAGCTCGTATCCTGTCGCCGACGTCTTTCGGTACTCGTAGCGGCATCGCCATCCGTCCTTCATGGGAATCGACTCGAATTCCCGCGCGCACCCATCGACCAGGCGCAGCGCGAAATGCGTGTCGATTCCCGCTTCACGGAGCCGATCCACCATGCAGGGGAAAAGGCAATCGGGGGTCGAGCCCGTCTTTGCGACGAAGGCATCGAGCGCGCGCGCGACCTGATCGAGCGTTTGCCGCGTGACGGAATCGTGGAATGCGTTCTCCGCGCGGGCCACGCCGCGAACGCCGACCCCGAGAACAACCAAGAGCGGCACGGCAATCACAAAGGTGGCAGCCTTGATCGAGGCGCGCCGATTCCCCGCGAGAATCGCCAGGAACACGAAACCGAGCGTGCCGATCGCCAGCAAGCCCGGTTCGTTGAAATCGGTCGTGATCGCGACGAATAGCCACCACGCGACGAACGCGACGAGCGCGAGAAGAAACGCGATCATGCGAAGCAGGCCGCTCATCGCGTCAGCGTCATTTGGCGGCTTTCGCCTCGGCCTTCATTCGCTTCGCTTCTTCCTTGGCCAATTTTTCCGCCATCTTGCGCAGCCAGTGATCGCCGTCGGTCACATGGCAGTCCTTGTACTTCTTTCCGCTTCCGCAGGGGCACGCGTCGTTTCGCCCGACCTGCAAGACCTGTCGCGGTCCCGTGATGACGCTCTTGCGCAGCGACATGCGCGGCGCAACGGTCATCGTTCGCTTCCCACCCATCGGTTGACTCCTGTTCCCGGATCTCATGCCGGATGCGGCATATTAGCGAAAACCGCACGCCTGTTAAGGGATTCGCGATCGAGGGCTCAATACTTCGCGCGTCCCTCGAACCGGGCGTGTTTTCGGACGTATTCGAGAATGACGGGCAGGTAGTCGCGAAGATCCGGGCAGCGAACGCCCGTCGGCCGAAGAGCGGCTTGCGTGTTCGTGCCGTCATACTCGACGAAGTGATCGAGGTAGTCGAGTGCCTGCCCGGGAATTTTTAGCAAATCGGCGACAACGGGAATCTTGGCCGCCGCCCGAAGGACAGGGCTGGGAACCGCGCCGAAAGCCTCACCCAAGCCGAATGCCGAGTATGCGCGCTGATAGAGATCCCTCGCGCGTAAGGGGTTCGGATCGCACAACTGATAGACCTGCCCCGGCGTGTCCTTCGCCAGACCGATCCGGCACGACGCCTCGACCACGTAATCGATCGGCACGAGGTTGATGAGGGAGTCTCCGGTGCCCAGCATCGGCAGGCGCAGCCCTTTTTTCAGGAGGCCCCTCGCTTCCAGCAATGCGAGGAGGCGAAATACGGGATACGGCCCGTCGTACTTGTCCGTCTCGCCCGTCCGCGAATCGCCGATCACGATGGCCGGCCGGATGATGACCGTGGGGATGACGTTCATGCGTTGATGAACGAGCACCTCGGCCTTGAACTTCGTCGATTCATAATGGTTCTTGAACGCCTGCCCCAACTCCAGTTCGGTCTCGAGAATGCGTCCGGAGCGCTTGCCCGACACGTAGCACGTCGAGAAGTAGACGAGCCGATCGAGGCGGCGAAGCTGTGCGCACAGATCCAGGACGTTGCGCGTGCCCTCGACATTGACGCGATACGCGGCCGCTTCGCTGATCGTCAGGTCGTAAATCGCCGCCAGATGCCAGACCTGCGTGACCTCGCCCCGGACGCGTTCGAGCACGTCGCCGTCCATTCCGAGGCCCGGCTGCGTGATGTCTCCGGCCGCGACCGTCAATTGGCGCTCGGCCACGGAGGTTTGCGCGGCGACTTTCGTGGCCGCATCCTGGGCGGCGGCGACGAACTTGGGTTGCACCAGCGCGATGACCCGAAGGGCGGGATCGAGTTCGAAAAGCCTCGCGACGATTCGCCGTCCGATGAACCCGGGAAAACCCGTCAACAAAACGGTCCGCGGCGCATTCACGTCTCGTTGCGACGTCCCACGATCCGAACTCTTCCCCTTGCCTCCACGATCAACGGACTGCTTTTGAGCACTTTTCGCCTTCACACTTCGAACGGTCGATTTCGTGTTTTCCTTTGCGCTCATGACCATCCCCCAACGACGGAGGACCGGATCCCCATTATCTCCGCCGTCGATTCGGCCTCGCTTTACGTCAACGCCAGCTCCCTGTCAAACCGAATTGCGCTTTCAATGCCCCGCATCGGCAGATCGCCGAACGAACGCAAATCCGGCGAAGTTTACCTTGAAACGAAGGGGGGGTTCGTCTATAACCGGGGACGCTTTCATGTGGGCGGAAACCGGAAAAACCATGAGTCCCGCGCGCATCATGGTCGTGGACGACGACCGCGAAACCCGGCGGCTCCTCGAAACCGTTTTGACTCGAAACGGTTACGAGGTCATGACCGCCGCCAATGGCCTGCAACTCGTGCGCGTGCTCAAGGTCTATCGGCCCGACCTGATCCTGCTCGACGTCGTCATGAACTGGATCGACGGGTTCGAGCTGTGCCGGATGCTGAAGAACCATCCGGAATGGAGGGACATCGCGGTCGTGTTCATCACGGGACTGTCCGAGGAGCAGGTGGAACCGCAAATCGCGAACCTGAACGCGCAGGGGTGCTATTACAAACCCATCGACATCCGCGACCTTCTCGACGGGATCTCGCGGTTGGTCGGTCGACGTGCCGCCACGACCGCATGAGCGCGACGCCGACGCAACGGCACGGAAACGAACGCAAGGGCCGAGAACGCAAGACCCGCGAACACCAGAGCCGAACGGAACGATTCACATGAAACGCGCACTGATTACCGGCATCACGGGCCAGGACGGCTCCTATCTCGCGGACTTCCTGCTCGAGAAGGGCTATTCCGTTTTTGGAATGGCGCGTCGGTCGAGCACCGAGAAATTCGAGCGCATCGACCATATCCGGGACCGGATCACTGTGATCCAGGGCGACTTGCTCGATCAGCACTCCCTCGTCAAGGCCATCGAGGTCTCGGCGCCGAACGAAATCTACAATCTCGCGGCCATGAGCTTCGTGCCCACCAGTTGGACGCAGCCGGTCCTGACCGCGGAATTCACCGGCGTCGGCGTCACGCGCATGCTGGAGGCGATCCGGCTGGTCGACCCGAAAATCCGATTCTATCAGGCGTCGAGTTCCGAAATGTTCGGCAAAGTGCGCGAAATCCCGCAGCGCGAGACCACGCCGTTCTATCCACGCTCCCCCTACGGCGTCGCGAAGTGCTACGGGCACTTCATCACGGTCAATTACCGCGAGTCCTACGATCTGTTCGCGTGCGGCGGGATCCTGTTCAACCACGAGTCCCCGCGCCGGGGCCTCGAATTCGTGACGCGCAAGGTGACCTGGAGCGTCGCGCGCATCAAGCTCGGTCTCCAACAGGAGCTTCGCTTGGGGAACCTCGACGCGAAGCGGGACTGGGGTTTTGCCGGCGACTACGTGCGGGCCATGTGGCTGATGCTTCAGGCGGATTCGGCGGAAGACTATGTGATCGCCACCGGCACGGCGCATTCGGTGCGCGAACTCGCGCAGATCGCCTTCGAGCGGGTCGGACTCGACTGGGAAAAACATGTCGTGGTCGATCAGGATCTCTACCGGCCCGCGGAGGTGGACTATCTGATCGGCGATCCGTCGAAGGCTCGCGAAAAACTCGGATGGGAACCGCTCGTCAGTTTTCGCGAACTCGTCGAGATGATGGTCGACTCCGATCTCGCCGCCGAAAAAAAGCGCCTCGCGCGGGGCGACTGATGTTCGAGGGGCAACCGATGACCGCGAAACGCTGATGCGGGCTCTGGTCACCGGCGGCGCGGGGTTCGTCGGCGCGCAGCTCTGCCGTTATCTCGTGGAAAGCGGCGACGCAGTCGCCGTATTCATCCAACCTTCGGACGACGACGCGGCCATTCGGCCGCTGGGCCAGCGGCTCACGACCTTTCTGGGCGATATTCGCTCGGCGTCGTCGGTCGACGACGCAATTGCTTCGTTTCAGCCCGACGTCGTTTTTC includes:
- a CDS encoding response regulator; the encoded protein is MSPARIMVVDDDRETRRLLETVLTRNGYEVMTAANGLQLVRVLKVYRPDLILLDVVMNWIDGFELCRMLKNHPEWRDIAVVFITGLSEEQVEPQIANLNAQGCYYKPIDIRDLLDGISRLVGRRAATTA
- the gmd gene encoding GDP-mannose 4,6-dehydratase — its product is MHMKRALITGITGQDGSYLADFLLEKGYSVFGMARRSSTEKFERIDHIRDRITVIQGDLLDQHSLVKAIEVSAPNEIYNLAAMSFVPTSWTQPVLTAEFTGVGVTRMLEAIRLVDPKIRFYQASSSEMFGKVREIPQRETTPFYPRSPYGVAKCYGHFITVNYRESYDLFACGGILFNHESPRRGLEFVTRKVTWSVARIKLGLQQELRLGNLDAKRDWGFAGDYVRAMWLMLQADSAEDYVIATGTAHSVRELAQIAFERVGLDWEKHVVVDQDLYRPAEVDYLIGDPSKAREKLGWEPLVSFRELVEMMVDSDLAAEKKRLARGD
- a CDS encoding SEC-C domain-containing protein; its protein translation is MRSGNRSQPMGGKRTMTVAPRMSLRKSVITGPRQVLQVGRNDACPCGSGKKYKDCHVTDGDHWLRKMAEKLAKEEAKRMKAEAKAAK
- a CDS encoding SDR family oxidoreductase, with the translated sequence MTGFPGFIGRRIVARLFELDPALRVIALVQPKFVAAAQDAATKVAAQTSVAERQLTVAAGDITQPGLGMDGDVLERVRGEVTQVWHLAAIYDLTISEAAAYRVNVEGTRNVLDLCAQLRRLDRLVYFSTCYVSGKRSGRILETELELGQAFKNHYESTKFKAEVLVHQRMNVIPTVIIRPAIVIGDSRTGETDKYDGPYPVFRLLALLEARGLLKKGLRLPMLGTGDSLINLVPIDYVVEASCRIGLAKDTPGQVYQLCDPNPLRARDLYQRAYSAFGLGEAFGAVPSPVLRAAAKIPVVADLLKIPGQALDYLDHFVEYDGTNTQAALRPTGVRCPDLRDYLPVILEYVRKHARFEGRAKY
- a CDS encoding DUF2088 domain-containing protein, which produces MNRTIRYGKSFLEIPLLDSPIPVYCANHVPPADDPDAELARALREPIGTADAGRFVSSAHRVAIVIPDPTRGMPKAAMLRALRRAIAHVPDENLCVVVGYGKHGAMPDERLGLPSEWNGRICVEHHDANDTARLRRVGAGEFGFHVNREVAEADAVIALGAVRPHYFAGFTGGAKAILPGVAGAVDITANHSLRDRPGAWLGVADQNPARDHQEALVRLLKKVAIFNVVTNADGSLVRAAFGDVVAAHRALVPLARAVGEVPVKRHDLVIAGAGDPTAINIYQITKAVPPAALCLAENGTLIVCGPCAEGIGGAHAVNEIIYRHTLTRFLPKGARCVLVSD
- the glgX gene encoding glycogen debranching protein GlgX translates to MTSFPFPQGATVVDGGVNFSIYSRHATAVTLCLYDHPRDAFPSRTIEVRRRTRHVWHVVVDGVGPGQLYGWRLDGLYDPRKGLRFNPHKLLVDPYAKAITHKHARFDDLHFAFVRKSGNEDLVLDTRPNDHVVPKCVVVDDTFDWQGVAKPGIPHSEMVIYEAHVKGFTAHPSSGVSRPGTFLGFIEKIPYLKELGINVLEFLPVHECCDEEHLVEKGLGNYWGYNTLGWFAPDSRFAIDTRGGQVREFKTLVRECHRAGIEVILDVVYNHSCEGNHLGPTFSLKGIDNTTYYKLHANNPRFNWDVTGCGNTLNLGQPQTLRMVMDSLRYWAEVCQVDGFRFDLATALARPHEAFDVAAPFLTAVAQDPILSRTKLIAEPWDVGYGGYQLGAFPIEFLEWNGRYRDAVRRFVRGDGGQLSMMGFALTGSSDLFAHNGRTPTHSVNYVTCHDGFTLRDLVSHETKHNAANREDNRDGAEENYSHNYGVEGDTADRTVGAWRMRAIRNFFAILFLSHGVPMFVAGDEIGRTQRGNNNAYCQDNDTSWVNFAGVETNAEILRWVRKLIRLRQSLPYYGRAHNFFGADNGFSSLPEIRWFGADGGNPDWNHPDGRFLSFIESGRHDRDRTPTDEPDVLAIMNMDTRPADYPMPAPFNGDVWIKVIDTSMPIVADLRGAGDPLPVLVREKVVVVPARTVMVMLSQHHHGDRV
- a CDS encoding acyl-CoA dehydrogenase, with product MTHYMVDERDVNFCLFDWLDIGRLSAYPKYAEVGYDEAMAREMMRSGLKVAREVLAPIWSTMDSEGVKFENGKVTVPECVKKAYQTYTENGFLGLSAPPEYGGLGMPHILNMGVMEFFCGANTAFSMYSELTYGAAHMFQNFANDELRAKYVEKMYTGEWGGTMCLTEPGAGSDVGALKTKAIRRPDGSFSIVGTKIFISSGDHDLTTNIIHPVLARVEGAPYGIHGISLFLVPKFLVNDDGSIGEFNDVVTGNVEHKMGIKGNATCTLNFGESGKCQGWLIGEENKGIAYMFQMMNEARLYVGMQGNALAAAAFQSSLQYSKERIQFRHIKDMANNEAPPVAIVEHPDIRRMLMHMKATTEGVRAMLSQVAFWGDLAHVTEDPEEKQRYQNLVEFLVPICKAYSTDQGFRVTELAIQTLGGYGYIKEYPMEQYMRDQKITSLYEGTNGIQALDLMGRKMTMKGGAVFMQVMQEISIFVGEHKEHPVMGEAFAKLEKAQMELAMAVMGIQQSVKQGGFEALVPLLNACNFLEAAGHIVVSWMLLSQAVLAANRLNGMIAEKGVDAADKKAVRTFIEESEETTYYYNKTQSAFWFVNNRLPISSAVFETMKSKDLSAMKAIL